aaattaaaatttcaactatatatttagcttttaaaaaatGACGAATGAACATCTAATGCACATGCATCTTCATGATCGTGCATTTACACAATGTATACTTGTATTTGATGTGCATTTACACAATGTATACTTTAATTTGATGCGTATTATAAATACTAGCTTATTGCATGATTTTACAATTTATAATGGTAAAATGTATTATTTGAATCCAAATAAACGAATAAATTAAAGATCTTGTCAGAAGAAAGACATTTGTTCATTTTGTATTGCATCATGcataaatggtaaaaaaaagatttccCAAGAAAATTAGTTGTCCACTAAATTAAGCTCACATTTCGTCAAATGATTCAAGATAGTTGCTAATCATCATTGTATTAAAAACCGTATCAAACATCGATTCGATATTGTTGGTGAGTGGCTGGTTCAACCGATTGGGATTATGGACTttcaaaatttatgatattttaataaagaaaatattaatattaatttaaaatatatataataaaacatatatatatatatatataattaaaagaaatttatgtatatacatatatatttgatattttggtatcataatataatagtttaaaataaaaatgcagaTATAGATTggataatttgatattttgtttcttttcttcttcacctctgCCTCATGCCATTCGAAAAGAAGAAACTTCATCAGTTCATCTTCTTTTCCGATCTAATCAATAATCACCATCACATCTCTTCGGTTTattaattctttattttctaCATCTTTTTTCATTCTCTAAAATTTCAATCTTGGTTAAAAAAAATGCTATTTTCTTAGACATCTAACCGTTAACCAGAAATTTCTTAATGGTAAGCTCTTCTTATGTTTTGATAACAACAGATTCAATTTAGTGAACTTTAAGATTAGAGTTTGAACTTCGATACTACAAGAAAAGTGAGTATTAATAGCGTGTCATATCCGCTATGGAAGGATTCCACAGCGCTCTTACAGACGTTGTCTATACGCCTGTAATCAAAAGTACGAGAGTTTTGATAACGCTTTTCCGATAAGCTATATTTAAAGTTATTTAACATAGCGGTTTTCTTatgcaatatataaatatataataacactTTTCTTCtgcaatattaaaatttataatagtGTTTTTCTTAtgcaatataaaattatataataatcttttttCACCCTCTCCAAAATCCCACGGACGTCCAATGCGAAGGCTGATTGTTTAGCTCGTTCTTCAAGATTGCTATTGTCGGAAACGAATTATGTAAACATTTTCCCTctagtttgggcaaccaatctaggagttctattttaattaatgttaggttgaaaaaaaaaattatataataacgTTTTACATGTgcaatattaaaagtatatatagcatctttattttgttattaaattgttAAAGTATATTGTCATAATGCTTAGtcataattgtaatattataaattttgcttttattcaaaattaaaattgaaaaaatctaataaaagacaaattttaaatagtaacaAAATGTATTACAAAAGACCAGTACTTATCACATAGTAACACAAAAGGAAAAAGGTTCAGTTCAAAACAACACAATTGTAACAAGTTCTTGCATCACTTTAATTCAATCTTGTCATTAGGCCAAGCAAGCGTTGTACCTATAGCATCAGCAACACACTCGATTTCAAAATTTGGTCACCACACTTTAGCATCTCCATTCTTTGACACATCTACCCAAACCTTGCTAGCATTATGACCTAATGGGATGAAGTGTACTCGATCATCTGGGTCAGTTGAACAAACACGACCTCATGCAAGAATTTCTCCTGAACCACTGCAATCAAACATGATACATTTCTTTGTGTGTGTAAGTTTCTTCTAATCCCCATATCGTCCAAATATTTCCTTGCCTTTACTCCATTTTTCGATTTAGCACTATTCATCATAATAGACAGTATAGCGTTAGCGTCTGACAAGTTCTTTTCAACATGCATAACATCGATGTTATGGCGAACCGGCAAATTCTGAGACAATAAATCAAGAGGGTTAGTTGATTAACAAAGACTAGCATAGAGTaatgtatttatatttaagTAAGTTCTAACTACTAACCTTCCAATATGATAACTCAAAATTTTTTGATCGTTTCTTCCACCGCCATTGATCAGAATCctcttcatattctttttctGAGCCCACATCATCTTCACATAACTCAGCTCATTTTCTTTTACTCTCCCTACTTAATGGTTTGCCGAAGTCATTCTTGATTTTCTTAATCACATCAAATAGTAAGGATGTGCAGGACTAAGCTGTTTCCTATTTCCCAAATACACATACTTCCTATTAAACTTCAGCCATCTATGTGGTGTATCCTTCCCACATATATTACAAGCTTGTTTCCCCTTCACTTTACATCCAGACAAAGTTCCTAAAGATGGATAATCACTGATACTCCACAATAACATAGCCTAAGTGTGAACTTCTCTTTCAAATATGAATCGTACACCTCAATACTTTATTCCCACAAGTCCTTCAAGTCATCTACTAATGATTGTAGATAAACATCAATATTATTGCTTGGTGCAATTGACCcaaggagcttcctaggagcggtgtttttcttgtttgagattcagaatcttcttggaaaagataagtgcatgaccatggcttatctaagttggagatttctctgatctgcttgttttatgtgttgtatggcttgttagaacgttattTGAGGCTTTGTGCGactttcttgtggcttgagaTCGAGTTTAATGGTTGTAGGAACGGAGATCCGATgggaagctttggggaaaaacgatgctcagcatatgcgtcggtcgatgcaatgtgaGGACAACgcgtttgacctaggagcatcggtcgatgccatgtggaggcgtcggtcgatgcatttagggatttcgtgctatgtcgatcatgcgtcggtcgatgcagtgtgtgtgtcggtcgatgcatgggttggtgtcggtcgatgcagtgcctggtttgttgtttggttattgtttgttagttgatggttagagatgtctctattgcttgtgtatatagcctagtagatgggaggattgccttactaagtgtttataaaatactcatgcatctcaatttgtgtttgtggtgcaggtaaaggcaaagtgtgatcgtggaatcaaggcgatgaagtgGAGGATGTCCTAGTGTCTCGTTGATTATCGTCTAacttctgttaggttgttagagatGAGttattagaacattgctaggatGATGGTTTCATGTGTTATAACTTTGTTGGATTGAATGATTGGTATTGAATTAttctttattggtttattgatATTATGATGTTATCCGCGGTGTGTGTTGTGGTTAGGAGGCTAGTGGATATGGTACCACTagtttagagtatttattattattcttatttattatttatttattttaaaaaacggGTTGAGTCGTTTCAGTTTGTGACTaatattttttcccttttaaattgatagaaagaagaaCATTATATTAGAATTACCATTCTTCAAGCAGTGCAAATTTACTAAACCAATTAAACAtttcatttaaatatgaaaaattaaacaaccaaaataatgaatcaattttttaaaaaaacattgtaaatatcTTAAACCATTTTTGTTACGTACATTTGGTCGCGTATGCTCGCGGGTAAGTCTTCTAACTATGttactttatgtttatattagaaaaattactTCCGTTTCATATTATTGAAGATTAAATCATCGCGTCTCTTTTGGTTAATTCttttccatttatatttttattggaatcctttttatgttataattaatttaatttttggtttgtcaaattagttgaattatttttaaaaaatatatttgcccACACAAACgtataaaagaattgaattagtgatatatttgACCACATAAAAATTTTGAgacaataattattttttacaatctCCATGGTTGAAAGAGACTATGCTAATTAGTCCAACAGTCCAACTAATGTGTAACtctttaaatttgtaaaataataataataagttacaGAAAAAATATCTGTGTTTGTCATCTACTGATTTACAAGTTTACGACAAACCATTCTTTTACGAATCATTTTTGACTGGGaagttattatataaaatagaaacaaatcaaattgaATACCACATATATGaagtgtaaatatatatatatatatatatatatatatatggcagcttcaaaaaaatttgacttGACTCTACAAAATGTATAtggaatttataaaattaccgttggctgatatatatattttgtgtgaaTAAAGTGACATATATTGAGTGaataagatagaaaaaaaaatcaaattacatACCTGATTTTCTACctttaaatgaaatatatttttatttgaattcaaaagataatttattttgcaTTATGCTAATTATCTTCTTCTGTCCGTTACAGCACATGCATGATcacaaaaaatacattttatactattatagtactactaattattattttattattttgtaatatatacataaatatacaattcattaattattatttttaataaaaaaaacatttattgtaGATACAATTGAACCATATATCCTTTAAACACACCGGATTATCGTGCATCATTTCACTTAAAATGAGTAATAACCAGATCATACTGATCACCTAATTTTGCCTTGTTCTTTGTCGTCTCGTTCTATTAGTTAAAAGCAGTGAACTTTAAGGGGTGGGGTACTCAGAGCCGGCCACAAGGCCAAGCAAGCAAAGCACATGCTTGCGgccatttaaaatattaactaatTTTTGGCCGATTTTACAAGAAATTTTGTGTGGTCTAGTGGTTGAAACTGTAAAAACCGAGTCTTAGCTCCTAGGTTCGAACCTTGTCAATGTTTAAAAcagatgtttttatttttttaagaagaaaattaaactaGAAATAAAAACTATGAGGTCCAATATTCTCCCTCGCTTGTAGCCCAGTATATCTCCACGCCGGCTCTGGGGGTACTTACGATCCCATGCAATAAAGAGTAGACCAGTCTCAAATAAAAAGGCTCACACTTATAAAAGAGTACGACTAAAtccaaaaaatcccaaaattggGGATATCATAATTTGGTGTCATTGTCAAACTTGACTAAACAAACTCagcaaattttttgttttttttactggtGTTATACCGATAGTGATACTAGCTAGTAGCACAAAAAGAATGACCTGATGATGGGGTTTCTACTCCGAGATCGATCACAACAAAGACAACTATATCTGAATACAAACTAAATTACACAAATTGTAAACAAACCTAGAGGAATGTTGGACTTTCTAAGTCCAAGTCAAGTCtcattagtatgatattgtccgctttgggccGAGATGGCAAAGTCCGCACGGATTTGTTATTGGGCTCCTTTCCAAAAGGTCTCATACTAAGTAGGCTTGGACttaacttatatattagaaacttcttttctaatcttccgatgtgggacgttggtTTGTACCCAACAATACTCTCCCTCAAACCAAGGACCACGAACCTTAGATCTCCTCTTCGGCGAAATCTTGTCACCATTAACTCGGTGCTTCCTTATTCGCAAGGTACCTTTCTCATCGTGTCACATTGAGGGGCTTCTCCCACACTAATCTTTAAGCCCATACACATTTCTTAGGTCCATTTATTTCAacctaggctctgataccaattgttggaCTTTCTAAGCCCAAGTCAAGTCCccattagtatgatattgtccgctttgggccGAGATGGCAAAACTCGCACGGATTTGTTATTGGGCTCTTTCCCAAAATACCTCATACTAAGTAGGTTTAGActtgacttatatattagaaacttcttttctaatgttccgatgtgggacgttggtTTGTACCcaacaataaaaaatacaagTGGCCGAACACAACCGAGCCGAGATTCTTCTTGACTACGAAAATTAAGATTTCATCTGAAAGAGAGCCAATATAGTCGAACATGTGGACATGAAGAGTGAATCCATGTGGCGGCAACCACACCACCACTGTTTCTCCAAAAATActtattgtttaaaattgaaatatgatAATATCACTCAAAATATTTATTCATCGATCCCATTTTCACATGAATCTAAagaaacttattattatttttattaatattcatCTTATTATAGATATCAGTTTacatgtagaagaaaaaaaagaaaagaaaacgtaaAGTATCCGTAGCTAGAATTTTTGAATTATCTATGCACTCGCATTTTTTCCATCCCTTCAGTCTTCATCCTGCATTATTTGTCACCATATATTACAAACCATGTCAATTTTACTATTACACAagacacacatacatacatgcatatatagaTTCAAAGAAACAgtttaaagagaaagagatttacTGCGAGTGTGAAGTTGAGGGAAAGGTATTTGTAGATGAAAGATGCTCGCATTTGGCCATACACTCTCTAAAGCAGTTTGACTTGAACTCTGGATCGCGGCATGTGATTTCACATTTGAATATACACAAATGATTTACTGCTTCAGTTCCAATTACAGCCAAaacgatcatcatcatcatcaccaccacactcaatttcttctccatttctcttcttaatttgaaaactttatgtgtataatatgatatataatgcTTATATTTACCCAGTGAGAACGaagttttctctatttataaagataAAATCACCAACCCTTTATCTTCATTCTGTCAAGCCATTAAAATGGTAACTTTGAAAATTGACCGTAGAACTCTTAACAGTCGCATATGGAAATTTCAAAGAGAGACTCTGACCAATAATAACCATACGTAACACCATTTAAAGTAGAAAATAACATTAGAAGATTTTTCGTTACATATAAAATTGACCCATCCTGTTTTGGAATTCAACACGTCACTGTTTGACCAACAGTGACCCATTACATATTGGGCCAATAAATGGGCCGTACGAATTCATTAACCGTAGCGTCTTAGAATAATTTTAACGAAAGACTGCGTTTTATCTGAGGAAGTTTCTAAAGTGAGTTTAGCGAGTCTCTTTGGTTCTTCTTCACCTGTCGTTATCAACTTTACCGGCTACTTTGATCGGAGGTTCTTCACCGGTGGTAGCGACTAAAATTCTGAGAGTTGGGGGAAATGGGAATAGAGATTATAGGTCAAATTGAGAAAATCAATGGTAACGCGATTTGAGTTACGACACTTTTGAGGAGAGATACTTAGCCAAGAACCAGCCAGTAGTAATCTCCGGTCCCACTGACGATTGCAGAGCTCGGGAAGATTAACTTGGtatctctctcctctttctccttcCCTCTCAATGTATGTACAACAAcattgttttcttgaattttctcaAATAGTTTTTTACAAGAAGACACGTTATCTCATGGTGATTCCCTATAGGAACGATGGGTGCAGATGAATTTACTGAAACAAACTTCGTTCTGGGCAGTGAAGAATTCTACAAGTCAAAGCTTCTAAAGCATCGGCTGGATGCACAAAATTTTTGTAAGGTTGAAGTTGGTAATGgggaaaatatgtttttttggtttgatggcTGGTCGACAATGGGTACATTGGGGCTGTTCGTTTGGTCGCCGCAAGTAGGTGCGGCTGCGGTAGACGCAAGTTAAGCTGTTCGTTTGGTCGCCGCCGATAGATGCGGCATAACGCAGCGGCAGACGCAGCATCCTACGGTTAAAAATTTTGGACGCTGAATAAATTCAATGTCAGCGATTTAAAAGTTGCGATATGTGTGTTAAATGACAGAAACACCCTTGTTATcttcaaaaaattacaaaacaactaaccctaaaattacaaaacattctcatcttctttcttcgtcGCCTCCATCGCCTCCTAAGCCAAAGCTTCgtcatctctatctctctctggaTAATTGCCATTTCAATCCAAAACTCGGTGAACAGCTTCTCTATTTCATCATCCTCTCTCTTCGTGGCCCTGTTCAATCTGCAAAGGTACAATTTCtatcttcactctctctctctatctccccATATCTCTATCTCTCGGCTCACTCAGTTACAAAAATGGTTTTTGAACATTTGAACATTTGAATAATTCTGGGTTTTTGAATATTTGAACATTTGAATAATTCTGGATTCTTAAACATTTGAATAATTCTCGgctcacttgttttttttttgaattcttaGTTCACTTTAACTCTTGAATTATTCAGATGAAAGGTTATCAAATTTAGTAGCTTTATGGTTTCATTTCACTCCATAGCtttagtataaatttaaattttgtcttGGTCACTCTTTTTTACTCGTTACTATTTGTGAaaagtgtttggtgaactcGTGAgattgttttcgtttttttgttttatagagATGAGTAATGAGTTTTGTTGAATGTTATGTGTAGATTTGCTTTACAATGACTACCAAGGAGACCAGAAATTCAGTGTCACCACTTACTCTTCTACCGGTGTTGTAAGTTTCCTTTTATTGATTCATGAATCTCTTCTTTATATACTCTGTTTGTTGCCCTATATTTGTTGATGagatgggtttaagtgttgctTAGAATAAGTTTCTGATTTAAATCTCTTCAGGGTTTTAGTTCTTTTAGCAGTAATTGTGATTGAAGCTCAGGATATTTAGAAGTTTCTGTGTAATTTAGTTTCATGTGGTTTATAATTTCATCATTAACTtgactctttcttcttttgtgttgtAAGTTTCCTTTTGATCCAGCCTGCTAAAACCGAAAGCGGCATTCTCCTCCCCGAGAAATCCTCCAAGGTAAAATGACCGATCTAATTTCACTAGTTGATCTTCTTATGATTTTTGCATCAGAGATCTGAAATGATGTAGCTTTTTTCTCGGCGATTTACAGCTGAACTCAGGCAGGGTGGTAGCTGTTGGACCTGGATCAAGGGATAAAGACGGGAAATTGATTCCGGTCTCTGTGAAGGAAGGCGACACTGTTCTTCTTCCAGAGTACGGCGGCACACAGGTCAAGCTCGGCGAGAACGAGTNAAATTTCCGAATCATCcgagacaagaagaagaagaaagtgagaaaaaatGATGAAGCGTCTGATGCCAACGTTCAACCGGATCCTGGTTCAGAAAGTGATCCAGCCTGCTAAAACCGAAAGCGGCATTCTCCTCCCCGAGAAATCCTCCAAGGTAAAATGACCGATCTAATTTCACTAGTTGATCTTCTTATGATTTTTGCATCAGAGATCTGAAATGATGTAGCTTTTTTCTCGGCGATTTACAGCTGAACTCAGGCAGGGTGGTAGCTGTTGGACCTGGATCAAGGGATAAAGACGGGAAATTGATTCCGGTCTCTGTGAAGGAAGGCGACACTGTTCTTCTTCCAGAGTACGGCGGCACACAGGTCAAGCTCGGCGAGAACGAGTAAGTTTGAAAcctacttctttctttttgtttcgtTTGTATTTACCCCCTTTAGATCATTAGGATATGGTATGATTTTTATACTGTCAAAAAGAACCATGATGTTTTAGATCATCTGAATCAGTTAGTCTCTCTTAATTATCAGATAATTTCAACTCTTAATCATTGGAATGAAGTGCCAATTTCAACACCACTTTCGTATATTGATTCATGTGTTGTTTGATTTTACAAATGAAGAATTAGACTCTCTCAAGTAAAGAAACTTTTGCTTTGTGTGATTGGATGCAGGTACCATCTGCTTTGTGTAAAGAAACATTGTGAGCCcgttgacaaacaaaaagattgttTCTGATGATGAACTCGCTTGTGATCATCTCTTGATTCTGTAGCTAATCATGAATAACAAAGAATTGGATTCTCATTTGATTTGTGTATATGTTTGCTTCTTTCAGTTGTTGGTTTTGGCAAGAAGAGAGGACCCAACTCATCAGAGAAGTAGACAAAAAGGTTTTACTCTTTCAGATTTCTCATCGGCTTATATCATAAGATCTGATCAAAGATGCAACTACTTATGTTTAACACTTGTTTGTTTGGCTACAAAGGAGTTATTGATTTGGGGATCGGGTGGACTAGCTCTGTTGCTGAGGCGTGGACTAGACGCCGACGACGCCACCGGGCTTATCATCTCAACGTTATTGAGGATGCTCTCGCTTTACAGTGGCAACAACGCCAGAATAGAGATGAAAGAGTTTTATGGAAAGGAAAACACGATATTTTTCGTCCAAAGTTCTCCACACGGGACACCTGGAATCACATACGGGTAACCTCTAGCACGGTGTCATGGCACATGGGTGTTTGGTTTCTTCATGAAACACCTAAGTtctctttttgtgtgtggttgGCTTCATTAGATAGGCTCGCAACGGGTGCCCACATGGTCACGTGGAATGGTGGTGCGGCAGGTACTTGTTATAGAGAAGAGAAGTAAAACAGAGGATATATGTGTAATTATGATTGTACAAAACCCTtatgtaaatgaatatatatagtgtaacaATCTCTATCAATGGAATCAGGCTTTCCTTAAATGGTATCAGGCTTTCCTTAAACTTGTGTCTTTTTTCCAAACGCTTTAGAAACCCGGGATCATCTATTCTTTGCTTGTGTTTTTGTCTCTCGGGTGTGGGAGGCTCTCGCAAAGGGGTTGATGCAAACACGGTACACAACGCATTGGTCTACCCTCCTCGACTACTTAGCGGACTCTCAGCTCAGTTTGGTGGAGGGGTTTCTCCTTCGCTTATCTCTTTCAAGCTGTGGTTTACACAATCTGGCGAGAACGAAATGGGAGGCGTCATGGGGACACACCTAAGGCAGAAGCCATACTAATTGATTGGATTGATCGGCAAGTTAAGGACCAGCTCCTTGCTATAAGTCTGTCGGGAGACCGGCGTTATGATGAAGCTTTTCAACAATGGTTACAAGCTCGACTGTAGATGTAGGAGGGGTGgcgtaagttttttttatgttgctAATTGTATTCTAACTAGGTTTTTCacctgcggtgtaccgcgggactaaattataaattattgtatttaaataataaattttagtttattttgttttcaaatttccaattaattaacttttgtctaattaatttataattttgtttatttttttcttcttcctatgTTTTATAccgtttataacctaattacatcaAATTTGTTATTGGGTACAATAGAAAGTTTTAGATtcgttttgttttctagaattAAATAGAGGTGTATGCCTATATGGTAcgttagtatatatttttatgtgtatacaatttttttttttggaatattaagtatgtgttatagtatgtgcaatattttgtagtttatatactaaataatttataagttaattttccaaactatgattacaaaacTTGGAAAGTTACGATTATGGGGATATAATTGTTTACATAAATTGGAAACCTAATcacaatttaataaatagtaaattataaattaaaaatatttaatgtttcaACTCcaagatttatttgctaaatgtctcaaaaaatgtatatatagatgccGTTGGAGAAGTTAGAAAAcggtttattttttctttgaatataatttaaggttaaaaaaaaaatgtatatatctataaacCACAATTGGCTCAACGCATACAACCTATCTTGGGtggtaatgattttttttttttttttttttttttNNNNNNNNNNNNNNNNNNNNNNNNNNNNNNNNNNNNNNNNNNNNNNNNNNNNNNNNNNNNNNNNNNNNNNNNNNNNNNNNNNNNNNNNNNNNNNNNNNNNNNNNNNNNNNNNNNNNNNNNNNNNNNNNNNNNNNNNNNNNNNNNNNNNNNNNNNNNNNNNNNNNNNNNNNNNNNNNNNNNNNNNNNNNNNNNNNNNNNNNNNNNNNNNNNNNNNNNNNNNNNNNNNNNNNNNNNNNNNNNNNNNNNNNNNNNNNNNNNNNNNNNNNNNNNNNNNNNNNNNNNNNNNNNNNNNNNNNNNNNNNNNNNNNNNNNNNNNNNNNNNNNNNNNNNNNNNNNNNNNNNNNNNNNNNNNNNNNNNNNNNNNNNNNNNNNNNNNNNNNNNNNNNNNNNNNNNNNNNNNNNNNNNNNNNNNNNNNNNNNNNNNNNNNNNNttttttttttttttttttttttttttggtggtaaTGACTTCTCGACCCgtgtttctaattttctatataaggaAATATGAAACTGAACTAAAAGAGGAAGTACTCATGTCTGCTTGAGTTTCAGTGGGATCTACTGTGGAAGGACTACAAGTCAATAGAAGACGTCAGAGACATGTGTGATGATTTTGAAGTTATTTGCCAACGCAATCTTGCTGCCAACACAGGTTCATGCATGACTTATCTCAATTTGACAGATCCGTGTCTTTATTTTCCCAGTTTATCTCCTTCTCGTAATTTGATTGTTAGTTGGAGCTCTACATTTCTTTTTAGTGACAACTTTCAATATCTTGAAGGAATTTAATGTAGAGATTACACCTATTTGTGTAGGGTGTTTGGAGAACTCACTGATCAATACTGAATAAGTGAATCTTTTGGTTGACACTTTCTCTTCTATTATCATCTACAAGAATGAATTTGAATGACTTTTTCCTCTTCATGTCTGATATGTGTTATGgttttgatgatttggtttaatggttttggttttagtatCGGGTTTGGGAGTCTTTTCCTTTGAACATTAGATTAAGGTTTTggtgctttttcttttctaattacGTAAGTCGGCTTGTACGTGGGTCTTATATAAAGACCCCTTATGATCAATAAGAATGCAACCTccaacaattaacctaattctcaaaGAGAGAGTTGGGTTAAAGGGAGTTTTAGCTAAATCGTTTTCATTCTCTTACTTTCAAAACGACACCTACTACTAGAAAGAAGGCAAAAGCTGCGGCTCATAACAATGTCATGGTTCGGTTCTCTTTGGGCAACATGGTTTTCCTGCAGTCTTACTCTGACAAACACAAAACCCTGAAGTCGTGT
The Camelina sativa cultivar DH55 chromosome 6, Cs, whole genome shotgun sequence genome window above contains:
- the LOC109133292 gene encoding 10 kDa chaperonin, mitochondrial-like, yielding MTTKETRNSVSPLTLLPVFFLLIQPAKTESGILLPEKSSKLNSGRVVAVGPGSRDKDGKLIPVSVKEGDTVLLPEYGGTQVKLGENEXNFRIIRDKKKKKV
- the LOC104698731 gene encoding 10 kDa chaperonin, mitochondrial-like isoform X3, with protein sequence MMKRLMPTFNRILVQKVIQPAKTESGILLPEKSSKLNSGRVVAVGPGSRDKDGKLIPVSVKEGDTVLLPEYGGTQVKLGENE
- the LOC104698731 gene encoding 10 kDa chaperonin, mitochondrial-like isoform X2, which encodes MMKRLMPTFNRILVQKVIQPAKTESGILLPEKSSKLNSGRVVAVGPGSRDKDGKLIPVSVKEGDTVLLPEYGGTQVKLGENEYHLLCVKKHFVGFGKKRGPNSSEK
- the LOC104698731 gene encoding 10 kDa chaperonin, mitochondrial-like isoform X1, whose translation is MMKRLMPTFNRILVQKVIQPAKTESGILLPEKSSKLNSGRVVAVGPGSRDKDGKLIPVSVKEGDTVLLPEYGGTQVKLGENDCWFWQEERTQLIREVDKKELLIWGSGGLALLLRRGLDADDATGLIISTLLRMLSLYSGNNARIEMKEFYGKENTIFFVQSSPHGTPGITYG